From the Vibrio alginolyticus NBRC 15630 = ATCC 17749 genome, one window contains:
- the sctJ gene encoding type III secretion system inner membrane ring lipoprotein SctJ produces MMMNKMRAVFIMLTLFLVGCQTELYTNVTQKEGNEMLSILLSEGVVATKEPDKDNTVKLMVDSSQIAFAVDALKRKGYPREQFSTLKEVFPKDDLISSPLAERARLVYAKSQELSSTLSQIDGVLVARVHVVLEDQDLRPGERPTPASASVFIKHAADIALDSYVPQIKLLVNNSIEGLNYDRISVVMVPSSEVRVATQNNQFKSILSVQVTKETANNLIAILVFLVAALIGSNIATFTWCRRNTKRG; encoded by the coding sequence GTGATGATGAATAAAATGAGAGCAGTTTTCATCATGCTCACGTTGTTTCTGGTAGGTTGTCAGACCGAGTTATACACCAACGTTACTCAGAAAGAGGGTAATGAGATGTTGTCGATCTTACTATCCGAAGGTGTCGTTGCAACAAAAGAACCTGACAAAGACAACACCGTCAAGTTAATGGTAGACAGTTCTCAAATCGCCTTTGCGGTAGATGCGCTAAAGCGAAAAGGTTATCCAAGAGAGCAGTTTTCTACACTGAAAGAGGTGTTTCCTAAAGACGATTTGATCTCGTCACCATTAGCAGAGCGAGCACGTTTGGTGTACGCGAAATCTCAAGAGCTCTCGTCAACCTTATCTCAGATTGATGGCGTGCTGGTGGCACGTGTTCATGTTGTTTTGGAAGATCAAGATCTGCGTCCAGGAGAGCGCCCAACTCCAGCTTCTGCCTCCGTATTTATTAAACACGCGGCAGATATTGCGCTTGATTCATATGTCCCGCAGATCAAATTATTAGTGAACAACAGTATTGAGGGGTTGAACTACGATCGAATCAGCGTAGTGATGGTACCCTCATCAGAGGTTCGAGTTGCTACTCAAAACAATCAATTTAAAAGCATTTTGTCGGTTCAGGTCACCAAAGAGACGGCGAATAATCTTATCGCCATTTTGGTGTTCTTGGTAGCGGCACTCATCGGCTCGAATATCGCTACTTTTACATGGTGTCGTAGGAACACGAAGCGTGGTTAA
- the sctI gene encoding type III secretion system inner rod subunit SctI, with protein sequence MINTQYTEVMQTNIDKLQDAQVEDGLSERFEQAMSVPEASNGLEGGLLENISELKNTIDNAKSNLQDNMKMVGDDPAQLLQMQWALTRITFQEELIAKTVGKTTQNVETLLKAQ encoded by the coding sequence ATGATAAATACGCAGTACACCGAGGTGATGCAAACCAACATTGATAAGTTACAGGATGCGCAAGTCGAAGACGGTTTAAGCGAACGTTTTGAGCAAGCCATGTCGGTTCCCGAGGCAAGTAATGGCCTGGAGGGCGGTTTGCTAGAGAACATCAGCGAGTTGAAAAACACTATCGATAACGCGAAAAGTAACCTGCAAGACAACATGAAGATGGTGGGTGATGATCCGGCGCAATTACTGCAAATGCAGTGGGCGCTGACACGCATTACTTTTCAAGAAGAGCTGATCGCGAAAACCGTGGGTAAAACCACACAAAACGTAGAAACCTTATTGAAGGCACAATAG
- a CDS encoding YopR family T3SS polymerization control protein — MIIDSSNLSLQHQSLRQSESRHYERSDEDKMKALMERSDKQEQVSHVSPKETLEKTEAKLAEIKAWYESLKDAEVVSKQSVLSSLNEAFSDPQVKREAMWYAFHEAKSAKGNEQPQSDLLKVLKQELLGSFSGQLIAEPPADKTALKAMLAQHFPLGAQKEQALWHCWAELKSLPDMASTLDMVRDELSFMIQKNAMVKNIMTHSHKLDLS; from the coding sequence ATGATCATTGATTCAAGCAACCTAAGTCTTCAACACCAATCTTTGCGTCAGTCGGAGTCGCGCCATTATGAGCGGAGCGATGAAGACAAGATGAAAGCACTCATGGAGCGAAGTGACAAGCAAGAGCAAGTTTCACATGTTTCTCCAAAAGAGACGCTAGAGAAAACAGAAGCGAAACTGGCGGAGATTAAAGCGTGGTACGAATCATTAAAAGACGCAGAGGTTGTCAGTAAACAAAGTGTCTTATCATCGTTAAATGAAGCGTTTTCCGACCCTCAAGTTAAACGAGAGGCAATGTGGTACGCCTTTCATGAGGCGAAGAGTGCAAAAGGCAACGAGCAGCCACAATCTGATTTGTTAAAGGTGTTGAAGCAGGAGTTACTAGGGAGTTTTTCGGGACAGCTTATTGCCGAACCACCTGCTGATAAAACAGCACTAAAAGCAATGCTAGCGCAGCATTTTCCACTGGGTGCCCAGAAAGAACAAGCCTTATGGCATTGCTGGGCAGAGTTGAAGTCGTTACCTGATATGGCATCAACACTGGACATGGTTCGTGATGAACTTAGCTTCATGATCCAAAAAAATGCGATGGTGAAAAACATCATGACTCACAGTCACAAGTTAGATTTATCTTAG
- a CDS encoding YscG family type III secretion system chaperone: MERETRQLLAEIALMATGMHRHQEANTIADGLEASSGSEETVAMIRAMSLMNKGLYEEAHQLLEPLCNAYPDLISLAALASAKAGLLSKAESWVELASQGSEESQAFAASFSQDIRNLG; this comes from the coding sequence ATGGAACGAGAAACGCGCCAACTGCTGGCTGAAATCGCGCTGATGGCAACAGGTATGCATCGTCATCAAGAAGCCAACACCATTGCAGATGGCCTTGAAGCAAGCTCAGGTTCTGAAGAGACCGTTGCGATGATTCGTGCAATGAGCCTCATGAATAAAGGCTTGTATGAAGAGGCTCATCAATTACTCGAACCACTTTGTAACGCCTATCCAGATCTGATCAGCTTAGCGGCTCTTGCTTCTGCCAAAGCCGGTTTACTGAGCAAAGCGGAAAGCTGGGTAGAACTTGCGTCACAAGGAAGCGAAGAAAGCCAAGCATTTGCTGCGAGCTTTTCTCAGGACATTAGGAATCTTGGATGA
- the sctF gene encoding type III secretion system needle filament subunit SctF, with protein MSFYDASNSVNLDDVKAKLEQQAKDANTEVTAAIKNLETNADDPSKLAELQHAINKWSVVYNINATTTRAIKDVMQSILQKV; from the coding sequence ATGTCATTTTACGATGCTAGTAACAGTGTAAACCTTGATGATGTTAAAGCTAAGTTAGAACAACAAGCGAAAGATGCCAACACAGAAGTGACGGCAGCCATCAAGAACCTAGAAACCAATGCCGATGATCCATCAAAGCTTGCCGAGCTTCAGCACGCGATCAACAAATGGTCTGTTGTTTACAATATCAATGCGACCACCACTCGTGCGATTAAAGATGTGATGCAGTCGATTCTCCAGAAGGTGTAA
- a CDS encoding EscE/YscE/SsaE family type III secretion system needle protein co-chaperone — translation MTNLEQILNNDTNGAEVHKIKSKLLEAQAVVKRQLDLGCSPQQYQLLLKQYEAYTAAYAVVESYEAN, via the coding sequence ATGACAAATCTTGAACAAATTTTAAATAACGACACAAACGGTGCGGAAGTGCACAAGATTAAGAGCAAGCTCTTAGAAGCACAAGCGGTGGTGAAACGTCAGTTGGATTTAGGGTGCTCACCACAGCAGTACCAATTGCTACTCAAACAGTATGAAGCTTACACAGCCGCCTATGCGGTCGTTGAATCATACGAAGCTAACTAA
- the sctD gene encoding type III secretion system inner membrane ring subunit SctD has translation MQQWKIRILSGVHTGVEVTLPEGALVLGSDDFIADLVLSDAGVEANHFTLVCQQDSVILRGCEEANINSEDIAVAGDGIELSRHAVVSVGVVKFALGYAEDALIVSNVSDESSQQNTPVVAVQRSSWKKTTLIALLCSFVPSVIFAGMWYSQANGNNNEIVTEAEPIVLVRNILGELKLSDVRVEWNAAARQAVLEGYVEDRTQKLDLLGRIDVLGINYKSDLRTMEEIRRGVRFILRNLGYHQVKVENGDETGTLLLTGYIDDASRWNQVEQILERDVPGLVAWKVELQRAGAYMDTLKALLTDAELLKKVQLVTSGDRIEVRGELDDIETTRFYGVTRDFREQYGEKPYLVLKSIPKVSKGTNIDFPFRSVNFGQVPYVILTDNVRYMVGARTPQGYRISSVTPAGIELVKGGRVITIELGYEGETNNDKS, from the coding sequence ATGCAGCAATGGAAAATTCGTATTTTATCAGGCGTGCATACCGGAGTAGAAGTCACCTTACCTGAAGGTGCTCTCGTGCTTGGCAGTGACGACTTTATTGCTGATCTTGTACTGTCTGATGCTGGGGTCGAAGCGAACCATTTCACCCTCGTTTGCCAGCAAGACTCGGTCATTTTACGAGGTTGCGAAGAGGCAAATATTAACAGTGAAGACATCGCTGTTGCAGGTGATGGTATCGAGTTGTCACGCCATGCTGTTGTCTCGGTCGGCGTTGTGAAGTTCGCTCTGGGATACGCGGAAGATGCGTTAATTGTGAGTAACGTCAGCGACGAATCTAGCCAACAGAATACACCTGTGGTTGCTGTGCAACGCTCTAGCTGGAAAAAAACAACGCTCATCGCTTTGCTTTGTAGTTTTGTCCCGAGTGTCATTTTTGCCGGTATGTGGTACAGCCAAGCTAACGGAAACAACAATGAAATTGTTACAGAAGCAGAACCCATTGTTTTGGTACGTAACATCTTAGGCGAGCTCAAACTTAGCGACGTTCGCGTGGAATGGAATGCCGCCGCACGCCAAGCAGTCTTAGAGGGCTATGTTGAAGACCGAACACAGAAACTCGATCTGCTTGGTCGAATTGATGTATTGGGCATCAATTACAAAAGTGACTTAAGAACGATGGAAGAAATCCGTCGCGGGGTTCGATTTATTTTGCGCAACCTCGGCTATCACCAAGTGAAAGTCGAAAATGGCGATGAGACCGGCACACTGCTGCTGACGGGCTATATCGATGATGCCAGTCGTTGGAACCAAGTTGAACAAATCTTGGAGCGAGACGTGCCTGGTCTTGTTGCGTGGAAGGTCGAACTGCAGCGAGCGGGTGCCTACATGGATACGCTAAAAGCGTTATTGACGGATGCGGAGCTACTGAAAAAAGTCCAGTTGGTCACCAGCGGTGATCGCATCGAAGTTCGTGGTGAGCTTGATGATATCGAAACGACTCGATTTTACGGTGTGACCCGAGACTTCCGGGAACAATATGGTGAGAAACCGTACTTAGTTTTGAAATCCATACCTAAGGTGAGTAAAGGCACCAACATCGATTTCCCGTTTCGTAGCGTTAACTTTGGCCAGGTTCCATATGTGATTCTGACCGATAACGTTCGCTATATGGTCGGTGCAAGAACGCCTCAGGGCTACCGAATATCCAGTGTTACACCTGCTGGTATTGAGTTGGTTAAAGGCGGGCGGGTGATAACAATAGAACTTGGATATGAAGGCGAGACGAACAATGACAAATCTTGA